Proteins from one Xenorhabdus griffiniae genomic window:
- a CDS encoding amino acid ABC transporter permease, with amino-acid sequence MDFTVIAENWRYLLLGTFPDGPLEGAALTLVISIIAGTISIVLGILGGVALAMLRGFWANLLAAILGFFRAIPVIMLIFWTYFLLPVVLGMEIPESTTVVCALALITSAYLAHGVKAGILAIGDGQWRAGLSLGFNRWEVLWHIVLPQALRMMVPSFINQWIALIKDTSLAYIVGVAELSFLATQVNNRSMVYPMEVFLFVALVYFVMCLSLELIANYVARHFSVRRKSTNNLRILT; translated from the coding sequence ATGGACTTTACTGTTATTGCAGAAAACTGGCGTTACTTGTTATTAGGAACTTTTCCCGATGGGCCGTTGGAAGGGGCGGCATTGACGCTAGTAATCAGCATTATAGCGGGGACTATCTCCATCGTATTGGGTATTTTGGGTGGCGTTGCTCTGGCAATGTTGCGCGGTTTTTGGGCCAATTTATTGGCAGCAATACTGGGTTTCTTTCGCGCTATTCCGGTCATTATGCTGATTTTCTGGACATATTTCTTGTTGCCTGTCGTATTGGGGATGGAGATCCCTGAAAGTACGACCGTTGTCTGTGCGCTGGCATTGATTACTTCGGCTTATTTAGCACATGGCGTCAAAGCGGGAATTTTAGCGATTGGTGATGGTCAATGGCGGGCAGGGTTATCACTAGGTTTCAATCGTTGGGAAGTCCTGTGGCATATCGTTTTGCCGCAGGCATTGCGTATGATGGTGCCTTCATTTATCAATCAGTGGATTGCGTTAATTAAGGATACTTCATTGGCTTATATCGTTGGCGTGGCGGAATTGTCATTTTTGGCGACTCAAGTGAATAACCGCAGCATGGTTTATCCGATGGAAGTCTTTTTATTCGTTGCGTTGGTTTATTTTGTGATGTGTTTATCACTGGAATTGATTGCCAATTATGTTGCCCGTCACTTCTCAGTGAGGCGTAAAAGTACAAACAATCTTCGGATTTTGACGTAA
- a CDS encoding MFS transporter has product MKSNIRWLVLAIISSALFLVVIDMTVLYTALPRLTHDLHASASEKLWIMNAYTLTIAGLLPAMGALSDRFGAKKLFTNGLAIFGVASLMAAFSPNPATLIAARVVLAFGAAMMMPATLAIVRHAFADPNERALAIGIWSAIASGGAALGPVIGGFLLEYYWWGSVFLINVPIALIAFGFALVVISKSPNNSGHSFDLIASVQIMIGLVSITYAIKELSKPIPSLLTTVIVGITGIIFTAIFIRRQLSSSTPMIDFKLFRNRTFTAGVIAAFVSTAALVGMELAVSQRFQLAMGLSPLLAGLFILPIPIASFIAGPLAGIAIPKFGSERIMWLSLALAGLGSFVYLAGLQSLFVQITAFCIIGFGIGAAMTAASTSIMLNAPENSAGTAASIEEVAYELGSLIGIAALGSLMVAVYSASFTLPAEMGIPALARNSIDEALIVAEGLKGEVALSLIQAAKQAFNHSFLSVLIAAGTLLLLTSVLIAVFGKEKRY; this is encoded by the coding sequence ATGAAATCGAATATCCGCTGGCTTGTGCTCGCTATTATTTCCAGTGCACTTTTCTTAGTTGTTATTGATATGACCGTGCTATACACCGCTTTGCCACGGCTGACGCATGATTTACATGCTTCTGCTTCAGAAAAACTGTGGATCATGAATGCTTATACGCTAACTATTGCAGGGTTACTTCCCGCTATGGGGGCGTTAAGTGACCGTTTTGGTGCAAAAAAACTGTTTACTAACGGGTTAGCCATTTTCGGTGTGGCATCGTTGATGGCGGCATTTTCCCCCAACCCCGCCACTCTGATTGCTGCGCGTGTGGTGCTTGCTTTTGGCGCGGCGATGATGATGCCTGCGACACTCGCAATAGTCCGGCACGCATTTGCAGATCCAAACGAAAGGGCACTTGCCATTGGTATCTGGTCTGCTATCGCATCAGGCGGTGCCGCGCTTGGTCCGGTTATCGGCGGATTCCTGCTCGAATATTACTGGTGGGGATCGGTTTTCCTGATCAACGTCCCGATTGCTCTCATTGCATTTGGCTTTGCACTGGTCGTTATTTCTAAAAGCCCAAACAATTCAGGCCATTCTTTTGACCTTATTGCTTCTGTGCAAATCATGATTGGCCTGGTAAGTATCACCTATGCGATCAAGGAATTAAGCAAACCAATACCTTCATTGCTGACCACCGTGATAGTCGGCATCACAGGTATTATTTTCACGGCCATCTTCATTCGTCGCCAGTTAAGTTCATCAACCCCCATGATCGATTTCAAGCTTTTCCGCAATCGCACTTTCACTGCGGGAGTTATCGCTGCTTTCGTTTCCACAGCAGCGCTAGTCGGCATGGAACTTGCTGTTAGTCAACGCTTCCAACTCGCCATGGGTCTATCTCCCTTGCTGGCGGGATTATTTATTTTACCCATTCCGATTGCCTCTTTTATTGCTGGCCCCCTGGCCGGAATTGCGATACCAAAATTTGGTTCTGAACGGATCATGTGGCTTTCACTCGCCCTTGCCGGACTGGGGAGCTTTGTTTACCTCGCTGGCCTGCAATCGCTTTTCGTGCAAATCACTGCATTTTGCATCATTGGCTTTGGTATTGGTGCAGCAATGACTGCTGCTTCCACATCCATCATGTTGAATGCTCCAGAAAACAGCGCTGGCACCGCCGCCTCTATTGAAGAAGTCGCCTATGAATTGGGAAGTTTAATCGGGATAGCCGCTCTTGGCAGTTTAATGGTAGCGGTCTATTCTGCCTCATTCACTCTTCCGGCGGAGATGGGCATCCCAGCACTGGCACGAAACAGTATTGATGAGGCTCTTATTGTCGCAGAAGGGCTAAAGGGAGAGGTTGCACTGTCGCTGATCCAGGCAGCAAAACAAGCTTTCAATCACTCATTCCTGTCGGTGTTGATCGCAGCGGGGACATTGCTGTTGTTGACTTCGGTGCTCATTGCAGTATTTGGAAAAGAAAAACGCTATTAA
- a CDS encoding TetR/AcrR family transcriptional regulator → MGRRKTIDREVLLDAAEHIVTTHGAAALTIDALAKAVGITKGGVQYSFSTKDGLIDAMFERWEASYNGQFHEIAGDNPHPLTAVRAHIEATSRSDEASTAKAAGLMAALLQTPEHLESTRIWYRQRIAGLDTTTEEGRQARLAFLATEGAFVLRFFGLMDMTEDEWRDIFNDILAAMSP, encoded by the coding sequence ATGGGACGACGTAAAACAATTGATCGGGAAGTTCTGTTGGATGCAGCGGAACACATTGTCACAACACATGGTGCTGCGGCTCTCACGATTGATGCGTTGGCGAAGGCAGTTGGCATTACCAAGGGGGGAGTACAATACAGTTTTAGCACAAAAGATGGCCTGATTGATGCGATGTTTGAGCGTTGGGAGGCGAGTTATAACGGACAGTTTCATGAAATTGCTGGAGATAACCCCCACCCGCTGACGGCCGTGCGCGCGCATATTGAAGCGACTAGTCGGTCGGATGAAGCATCAACGGCAAAGGCGGCGGGTTTAATGGCTGCTTTATTACAAACACCGGAACATCTTGAATCGACCCGTATCTGGTATCGACAACGCATAGCAGGCTTGGATACAACGACGGAAGAAGGTCGTCAGGCACGTTTGGCGTTTTTAGCTACAGAAGGGGCATTTGTTCTGCGCTTTTTTGGCTTAATGGATATGACAGAGGATGAGTGGAGAGACATCTTTAACGACATTCTTGCAGCTATGTCACCCTGA
- a CDS encoding NCS2 family permease, translated as MSTINSGSAHRQGLLQRVFKLGEHGTTVRTEIIAGLTTFLTMVYIVFVNPQILAVAGMDIKAVFVTTCLIAAVGSIMMGLVANLPVAVAPAMGLNAFFAFVVVGAMGISWQVAMGAIFWGAVGLFILTLFRVRYWMIANIPLSLRVGITSGIGLFIAMMGLKNAGIIVANPDTIVSIGNFASHNVLLGTLGFFIIAILAARSFHAAVLVSIIVTTGIGLLMGYVEYHGIFDLPPSVMSVVGNVDVKGALDIALVGVIFSFMLVNLFDSSGTLIGVTDKAGIADSNGKFPRMKQALYVDSISSVAGSYIGTSSVTAYIESSSGVSVGGRTGLTAIVVGILFLLVMFISPLASMVPAYATAGALVYVGVLMTSSLTRVKWNDLTESVPAFITAVMMPFSFSITEGIALGFIAYCAMKLGTGKWREVGPCVFVVTLLFVLKMVFVDAH; from the coding sequence ATGAGCACAATAAATTCTGGCTCTGCTCATCGTCAGGGCTTGCTTCAGCGCGTGTTTAAATTAGGGGAACATGGCACGACAGTTCGTACTGAAATCATTGCCGGTTTAACGACGTTTCTGACGATGGTTTATATCGTCTTTGTTAACCCGCAAATTCTGGCGGTGGCAGGTATGGATATTAAAGCCGTATTTGTCACGACCTGTTTAATTGCCGCCGTTGGCAGCATTATGATGGGATTGGTAGCGAATCTGCCTGTTGCCGTTGCACCTGCGATGGGATTGAACGCGTTTTTTGCCTTTGTTGTGGTCGGTGCGATGGGTATTTCGTGGCAGGTTGCCATGGGAGCCATTTTCTGGGGGGCAGTGGGACTATTTATATTGACTCTCTTTCGTGTCCGTTACTGGATGATCGCCAATATTCCATTGAGCCTGCGTGTGGGTATTACCAGTGGTATCGGCCTTTTCATCGCCATGATGGGGCTGAAAAATGCCGGCATTATTGTGGCTAATCCCGACACGATTGTCTCAATCGGCAACTTTGCGTCCCATAATGTTTTGTTAGGAACATTGGGCTTTTTCATCATTGCCATTTTAGCGGCACGTAGTTTCCATGCGGCGGTGTTGGTTTCAATTATCGTGACAACCGGTATCGGCTTGCTGATGGGATATGTGGAATATCACGGTATTTTTGATTTGCCACCCAGTGTGATGAGTGTGGTAGGTAACGTTGATGTCAAAGGCGCACTGGATATTGCGTTGGTTGGTGTAATTTTCTCATTTATGTTGGTGAACTTGTTTGATTCTTCCGGCACATTAATTGGTGTGACGGATAAAGCGGGTATTGCCGACAGCAATGGCAAATTCCCGCGTATGAAACAAGCCTTGTACGTAGACAGTATCAGTTCGGTGGCGGGTTCTTACATAGGAACTTCTTCGGTTACCGCCTATATTGAAAGCTCGTCTGGCGTTTCTGTTGGCGGCAGAACTGGCTTGACGGCGATTGTCGTGGGTATTTTATTCCTGTTGGTGATGTTTATCTCTCCGCTGGCAAGCATGGTGCCTGCCTATGCCACAGCGGGAGCTTTGGTCTATGTGGGCGTTTTAATGACGTCCAGCCTGACAAGGGTAAAATGGAATGATCTGACCGAATCCGTTCCTGCTTTTATCACCGCGGTGATGATGCCATTTAGTTTCTCCATTACTGAAGGCATTGCACTGGGTTTTATCGCTTACTGTGCCATGAAATTGGGTACGGGCAAATGGCGTGAAGTTGGCCCATGTGTTTTTGTCGTGACACTATTGTTTGTATTGAAAATGGTGTTTGTGGATGCCCATTGA
- a CDS encoding glycosyltransferase family 39 protein translates to MRFFDTSSYRMPLYLWVTGYAVLWIIASYFLDPTVPYDAVEALNWGINGEWGSPKNPWLVGAIMLPAISISNISLSFYWYFTHFVAIAIGMLGVWQLAFRLTGKVVLAWLAMLTLNLSGVINFDIIPYNDNYLLVMLWPWSLLFFLRAIDDHPKWWLAFALSTGLATMAKYSSLSIVGSVFLLSLFVPKIRRNYREPLFYLAIVIWFALILPNVWWLVHNDFAAFKWVGSQIQKGFNLHTTRALLSVFYPLIIVSVIIYLLGGRIGWPRQQSNALANIVILLPLLIIYGWFSFNQGGRMTEWVQPFMVVSPALLAGSITVFPNNPLRGTLRGLAVFGVFVLIGYVGVMMANVRDAGQKFVGIKTFASQLDQRWNELYPTPLRYVGGEYLHQWLTFYSHYRPETMQPWELDNGVPPNIYNRHIKESNIVKYGALLVGERGKECAEEDFQHTFARWPSLVLSHKETFSFQAQPSAEFDTVCIGFIAPENIQ, encoded by the coding sequence ATGCGTTTTTTTGATACCTCTTCTTATCGTATGCCATTGTATCTTTGGGTCACTGGTTATGCTGTTTTGTGGATAATAGCAAGTTACTTTCTCGATCCCACTGTTCCCTATGATGCCGTAGAAGCCTTGAACTGGGGTATTAATGGGGAATGGGGTTCACCCAAAAATCCATGGCTAGTGGGAGCCATCATGCTACCCGCTATCTCTATCAGCAACATTTCTCTCAGTTTTTATTGGTATTTCACCCACTTTGTTGCTATTGCCATCGGGATGCTTGGGGTTTGGCAACTGGCTTTCCGGCTGACGGGTAAAGTTGTACTCGCATGGCTTGCCATGCTGACTTTGAACCTATCCGGTGTCATCAATTTTGATATCATTCCTTATAATGATAATTACCTTTTAGTGATGCTCTGGCCGTGGTCATTGCTGTTTTTCCTGCGTGCCATTGACGATCACCCCAAATGGTGGCTGGCATTCGCCCTCTCCACAGGGCTGGCAACGATGGCAAAATATTCTTCGCTTTCTATTGTTGGCTCGGTCTTTTTGCTCTCACTATTCGTGCCTAAAATACGCCGTAACTATCGGGAGCCGCTGTTTTATCTTGCTATTGTCATCTGGTTCGCGCTGATCCTGCCGAACGTTTGGTGGCTGGTGCATAACGATTTCGCCGCCTTTAAATGGGTCGGTTCCCAAATTCAGAAAGGGTTCAACTTACATACTACGCGCGCGCTACTTTCCGTGTTCTACCCGTTAATTATCGTCAGTGTCATTATTTATCTGTTGGGTGGACGGATTGGCTGGCCCAGGCAGCAATCCAATGCGCTGGCTAATATCGTGATCCTGCTGCCCCTGCTGATTATTTACGGCTGGTTCTCCTTCAATCAGGGTGGGCGTATGACCGAATGGGTACAACCTTTTATGGTCGTTTCACCAGCCCTGTTAGCAGGCTCAATAACGGTATTCCCCAACAACCCCCTGCGAGGCACATTACGGGGGCTGGCGGTGTTTGGTGTATTCGTATTGATCGGTTATGTCGGTGTGATGATGGCAAATGTCCGTGATGCAGGACAAAAATTTGTTGGCATAAAAACCTTTGCCAGCCAACTTGATCAACGCTGGAACGAACTGTATCCAACCCCATTGCGTTATGTGGGTGGCGAATATCTGCATCAATGGCTGACATTTTATAGCCACTATCGTCCCGAAACGATGCAACCCTGGGAATTAGATAATGGTGTACCACCCAATATCTATAACCGCCATATCAAAGAAAGCAATATAGTGAAATATGGTGCTTTGCTAGTGGGAGAGCGAGGAAAGGAGTGTGCCGAGGAAGATTTCCAACATACGTTTGCACGATGGCCATCATTGGTGCTCAGTCACAAAGAAACGTTTTCCTTCCAGGCCCAACCCAGTGCTGAGTTCGACACTGTCTGCATTGGCTTTATCGCTCCTGAGAATATTCAATGA
- the yihI gene encoding Der GTPase-activating protein YihI: protein MSPLKKKSPAKPSAGKQKRKSRAELDAEGRERKRQKKRRGKLSGSRHNGHDGNKKHPVARQEKDPRIGSKVPVPLLVGEQERVVKPTAKPAVEKQKPRLSPQEELDMLENDERLDDLLARLEQGEKLSQEDNAYVDNMLDRIDTLMEELGIALEEEDGEEEPQEDIMQLLKGK from the coding sequence ATGAGCCCATTAAAGAAAAAATCACCGGCGAAACCTTCCGCTGGTAAGCAAAAAAGAAAAAGTCGCGCAGAGCTGGATGCAGAAGGTCGCGAACGTAAACGCCAGAAAAAACGTCGTGGTAAACTGTCAGGCAGCCGTCATAACGGTCATGACGGTAATAAAAAGCATCCAGTAGCCAGACAGGAAAAAGATCCACGTATCGGCAGTAAGGTTCCGGTTCCTCTGCTCGTCGGTGAGCAAGAAAGGGTAGTGAAACCAACGGCTAAACCGGCTGTAGAGAAACAGAAGCCGCGCCTGTCACCGCAGGAAGAGCTGGACATGTTGGAAAATGATGAGCGATTGGATGACTTGTTGGCACGCCTTGAACAGGGTGAAAAACTGTCTCAGGAAGACAATGCTTATGTCGACAATATGCTCGATCGCATTGATACCCTGATGGAAGAGTTGGGTATTGCGCTGGAAGAAGAGGACGGCGAGGAAGAACCACAGGAAGATATCATGCAATTGCTGAAGGGTAAGTAA
- the hemN gene encoding oxygen-independent coproporphyrinogen III oxidase: protein MSEQAIVWDLPLIQKYNYSGPRYTSYPTALEFNQHYDASAFAQAAVRYPDRPLSLYIHIPFCHKLCYFCGCNKLVTRQKHKADDYLNVLEKEITARAKLFSQRKVSQMHWGGGTPTYLDKTQISRLMSMLRSHFHFLPDAELSIEIDPREIELDVIDHLHHEGFNRLSMGVQDFNKDVQRLVNREQDEAFIFALIKRARETGFTSTSIDLIYGLPKQTAESFSFTLQRVLALSPDRLSVFNYAHLPNLFAAQRKIKEQDLPTAAQKLDILQETIATLTGNGYQFIGMDHFARPDDELAIAQRQGILHRNFQGYTTQGECDLLGMGVSAISMLGDSYAQNQKDLKTYYAAVDAQGHALWRGLSLTQDDCIRRDVIKALICNFRLNFADIERCYGLNFTDYFAEDLQLLAPLAADGLVEVTESQIQVSPKGRLLIRNICMCFDSYLRIQMRQRQFSRVI from the coding sequence ATGTCAGAGCAAGCCATTGTTTGGGATCTGCCTTTGATCCAAAAATACAACTATTCAGGTCCTCGTTATACTTCGTATCCAACAGCATTGGAGTTTAACCAACACTACGATGCATCTGCTTTTGCTCAGGCTGCTGTCCGTTATCCTGATCGTCCGCTTTCCCTCTATATTCATATCCCATTTTGCCATAAGCTTTGTTATTTCTGTGGTTGCAATAAGCTGGTTACGCGCCAAAAGCACAAGGCGGATGACTATCTGAATGTGCTGGAAAAAGAGATTACAGCCCGTGCCAAATTATTTTCCCAGCGGAAAGTCAGCCAGATGCACTGGGGCGGAGGCACGCCGACCTATCTGGACAAAACGCAGATCAGTCGATTGATGTCGATGCTGCGCAGCCATTTCCATTTTCTGCCTGATGCTGAACTTTCCATTGAAATTGATCCGCGTGAAATTGAACTCGATGTCATTGATCACTTGCATCACGAAGGCTTTAATCGCCTGAGTATGGGGGTGCAGGATTTCAATAAAGATGTACAACGTTTGGTGAATCGAGAGCAGGATGAAGCGTTTATTTTCGCACTGATCAAGCGCGCCCGTGAAACAGGTTTTACATCCACCAGCATTGATCTGATTTATGGCCTGCCGAAACAGACAGCCGAAAGTTTTTCCTTTACCTTGCAGCGGGTGTTGGCCTTGTCTCCTGATCGTTTAAGTGTCTTCAACTATGCTCACTTACCGAATTTATTTGCGGCACAGCGCAAGATTAAGGAGCAGGATTTACCCACTGCGGCGCAGAAGTTGGATATCTTGCAAGAAACGATTGCGACCCTGACAGGGAATGGCTATCAGTTTATTGGGATGGATCACTTTGCTCGTCCTGATGATGAATTGGCGATTGCGCAACGCCAAGGCATCTTGCACCGTAACTTCCAGGGATATACCACGCAGGGGGAATGCGATTTACTGGGTATGGGGGTTTCCGCGATCAGTATGCTGGGGGATAGTTACGCCCAGAACCAGAAAGACCTAAAAACTTACTATGCGGCGGTGGACGCACAGGGCCATGCTTTATGGCGTGGTTTATCCTTGACGCAAGATGATTGCATTCGCCGTGATGTGATTAAGGCATTAATCTGTAACTTTCGGCTGAATTTTGCGGATATTGAGCGGTGTTATGGGCTGAATTTCACGGATTATTTTGCCGAAGACCTGCAATTGTTGGCACCGTTGGCAGCAGATGGGTTAGTTGAAGTGACTGAATCGCAGATTCAGGTATCCCCGAAAGGGCGATTGCTGATACGTAATATTTGTATGTGTTTTGATAGCTATCTGCGTATTCAGATGCGGCAGCGGCAATTTTCGCGGGTGATATGA
- a CDS encoding DUF4225 domain-containing protein, protein MLSDQEHVLQYGNYEQYVSIEIRKSSEGLGFYNYVLKGIGLITGATQFIAGLGIMLAGDASVIGAPLGNCSRCFSRTSWRK, encoded by the coding sequence GTGCTAAGTGATCAAGAACATGTATTACAATACGGTAATTACGAACAATATGTGTCTATTGAAATAAGAAAAAGTAGTGAAGGACTTGGTTTTTATAATTATGTACTAAAAGGGATTGGTTTGATCACGGGAGCAACTCAATTTATTGCAGGCTTAGGCATTATGCTAGCAGGAGATGCTTCTGTAATTGGCGCTCCTTTGGGTAACTGTAGCAGGTGCTTTTCTCGTACTTCATGGCGTAAGTAA
- a CDS encoding DUF4225 domain-containing protein, translating to MFINRNNDYFSVMGALTARSVTEAALSASTFLENFSVKRKFQNEIKKFIDYNLDTILSQSSSESDKSRAIQNLKQERLYLSQQENIIRNNIAQKYAAIEIKKENDAYTYVLKGVGLVAGAVQFITGLAIVTTTSATVVGYVAGSALIVQGAGNFEENLTSLLNNDADYKGYLRLGYEHAFNFIGFDKRTANLVYGGVDIALSGYGVFRNVLKPETWRLFYYINDDYITSYKTMGGYALTFEISADGVTLKSLYDAYNTPIE from the coding sequence ATGTTTATAAATAGAAATAATGATTATTTCTCTGTAATGGGAGCATTAACTGCTCGAAGTGTAACTGAAGCTGCATTATCAGCGTCAACATTTCTGGAAAATTTCTCAGTTAAAAGAAAATTTCAAAATGAAATTAAAAAATTTATTGATTACAATTTAGATACAATACTAAGCCAATCATCTTCTGAATCCGATAAATCACGAGCGATACAAAATTTAAAACAAGAACGGTTATATTTATCTCAGCAAGAAAATATTATAAGAAATAATATAGCTCAAAAATATGCAGCCATTGAAATAAAAAAAGAGAATGACGCGTACACTTATGTTCTAAAAGGAGTTGGCTTAGTCGCCGGAGCAGTGCAATTTATCACAGGTCTTGCTATTGTAACCACAACAAGTGCAACGGTCGTTGGCTATGTAGCAGGTTCAGCGCTCATTGTTCAAGGTGCAGGAAATTTTGAAGAAAATTTAACATCATTACTTAATAACGATGCAGATTATAAAGGCTATTTGAGGTTAGGTTATGAACATGCTTTTAATTTCATTGGGTTCGATAAAAGAACGGCAAATTTAGTTTATGGTGGTGTAGATATAGCTCTTTCTGGATACGGAGTATTTAGAAATGTGTTAAAACCTGAGACATGGAGATTATTTTATTATATAAATGACGATTATATAACCAGTTATAAAACTATGGGTGGCTATGCTCTAACATTTGAAATATCCGCAGATGGAGTAACATTAAAATCACTCTACGACGCATATAACACCCCAATTGAATAA
- the tssD gene encoding type VI secretion system tube protein TssD — translation MLAPCSLSREQNVNHFPINIKKPIDKSTPLLGVAISDNEELECMFNMYRTDSNGGLSLYFSIKVTGATICNIDIICPNSSTHNDAQPLESVSFKYKSIAWQHHLTGTSGYSIWDDRVY, via the coding sequence ATGCTCGCGCCCTGCTCTTTATCCAGAGAACAAAATGTCAATCACTTTCCTATTAACATAAAAAAACCAATAGATAAGTCAACTCCATTGCTAGGAGTAGCAATATCAGATAATGAAGAGCTAGAATGTATGTTTAATATGTACAGAACAGATAGCAATGGTGGATTATCTCTTTATTTTTCTATAAAAGTCACAGGTGCAACAATTTGTAATATCGATATTATTTGCCCTAACTCATCAACTCATAATGATGCACAACCCTTAGAAAGTGTCTCATTTAAATACAAAAGCATCGCATGGCAACATCACTTAACTGGCACTAGTGGTTATAGCATCTGGGATGATAGGGTATATTAA
- a CDS encoding plasmid pRiA4b ORF-3 family protein, whose translation MIQIAQGWQDDHLHQFRIYGKNYGISYSDGIGFPDNPYKIILDDFGFDAGDRFTYEYNFFEHWLHDIRIETVLENSNLTSPFCLAGNRRARAHYFYCLLKINNFNILLSQFYIG comes from the coding sequence ATTATTCAGATCGCGCAGGGATGGCAGGATGATCACCTGCATCAATTCCGTATTTATGGAAAAAATTATGGTATTTCCTATTCTGATGGGATTGGTTTCCCGGATAATCCCTACAAAATTATACTGGATGATTTTGGATTTGATGCCGGTGACCGCTTTACCTACGAATACAACTTTTTCGAGCATTGGCTGCATGATATCCGTATTGAAACAGTTCTCGAAAATTCTAACCTAACATCTCCTTTTTGTCTGGCCGGAAACCGCAGGGCGCGAGCACACTATTTTTACTGCCTTTTAAAGATTAATAATTTTAATATTTTATTATCACAATTTTATATCGGGTAA
- a CDS encoding tyrosine-type recombinase/integrase — protein MFSDNVTNSVYVKNETGTLNNPALSYLLRLRSKKSQKTLRSCLATVSAMFGCSEPLSFDWPSLTRDTVQVVIQRLLNEHKAPNTINLILCAIKGVAEEARASRLMEADHYHDIKNIKRVRGSRVSRGRMLERSEVKKIFTFLDSQSTGAAIRDAALISLMFGCGLRRSEVAGLDRGHIDFELNKINIHGKGNKERINYMPPETAQRMHLWVDTVRGDHNGALFTRIRKNDDVTSDRITTNGIGFIIEQLVFKLSLKSFTPHDLRHSYASLLLENGEDILAVKEALGHASVVTTQQYDKRSIKRLEEAARHFSFGETP, from the coding sequence ATGTTTAGTGACAATGTCACAAATAGTGTTTATGTAAAAAACGAAACCGGAACACTGAACAATCCCGCGCTGAGTTATTTGCTGCGGTTGCGATCAAAGAAAAGCCAGAAAACCCTGCGTTCCTGTCTGGCGACCGTTTCCGCCATGTTCGGGTGCAGCGAACCGTTAAGTTTTGACTGGCCCTCGCTGACACGGGATACGGTACAGGTGGTGATCCAGCGTCTGTTGAACGAACACAAAGCCCCCAATACCATTAACCTCATTCTCTGCGCCATCAAAGGGGTCGCTGAAGAAGCGAGGGCATCACGTCTGATGGAGGCCGATCATTACCATGACATCAAAAACATCAAACGGGTCAGGGGGTCACGGGTCAGTCGTGGCAGGATGCTGGAACGGTCAGAAGTGAAAAAAATATTTACCTTTTTGGATAGCCAGTCGACGGGCGCGGCGATACGGGATGCGGCGCTCATCTCGCTCATGTTCGGCTGTGGGCTGCGGCGTTCCGAAGTGGCAGGCCTCGATAGGGGGCATATTGATTTTGAATTAAACAAAATCAACATACACGGGAAAGGCAACAAGGAGCGTATCAACTATATGCCGCCCGAAACCGCCCAGCGAATGCACCTGTGGGTGGACACCGTGCGGGGCGACCATAATGGGGCACTATTTACCCGTATCCGAAAAAACGATGACGTGACCAGTGATAGAATAACCACCAACGGGATAGGCTTTATCATTGAACAACTGGTGTTCAAGCTGTCACTGAAATCATTTACCCCGCATGACTTGAGGCATTCCTATGCGTCCCTGCTGCTGGAAAATGGCGAAGATATCCTGGCAGTGAAGGAAGCGCTCGGGCACGCCAGTGTGGTCACAACACAACAATACGACAAACGCAGTATTAAACGTCTGGAAGAGGCCGCACGGCACTTTTCATTTGGGGAAACACCATGA